The following nucleotide sequence is from Puntigrus tetrazona isolate hp1 chromosome 12, ASM1883169v1, whole genome shotgun sequence.
GTGCAGAAACGGCTGAGCAGGAATCGAAGGAACTGAAAAGGAAGCTGGAGGAGATGACCTTGAAACGGACTGAGAATGAGGAAACCAATCAAATCCAGGTATTTACAGCGTCGCGTTCTTAATCTTTTACGTACTGTAGTCCGAGTACATTTAGGAAGAATAACCCGTATTTAGATCCTGATTCTACACTGTTTTGTTATTACAGGCTCAGCTTCAGCAGGCGCAACACAAAATTTATGAAATGGCCGAGACGTCGAGATTGGACAGAGAGAAGCTTGAGGAAAGGAATGAGGTGATCCGTTTTTGTTATGACACATTAAACATCGCTGTTTGCCAAATAGGAGTTTGGGGAGTCTGTATCAccaaatacagttaaaacaagagtgtgaaatattattacaattcagcTTTCTCTGTCGTAGTACATTTTAAGATGTCATTTATTTCCGTTTCCGTTTCAGCAGCCAATACTCTAGTCTTAAGTTTCACGCGATcgtgaaatatatttactgtcttattgtaatataaaataattatttaataatttacccTTTTGAACAGTAGCCCGTTTTTGGTAATATTTACCAAAAATGAGTGCCTGTTGTGGCACTGAACGAcgttattaaacaataatactaacaagttatatatttttttatctttaggAACTGCAAGCTGAAGTAAATAAGCTTAAAAGGGCACTGTTTGACTACCAGGTTGCATCTGTGGCTGCAGTTTCTAATCAAATATCCAACCCTCAAAGCCCACCGGCGTCCGTAGAGAAAACGAATTTCCTCGACTCTCATTTCTATGAGAACATTGATGACTTGACAGGTTGGTACAATGCCGGTCGACCAAAAAAGGAAATGGTAACAATTACTTAAGTGGAAAACGCCAGAACGTTTTCTCCCACGTTCTCCTAAAATGAGCGTATTACACTAAGcgtgcatttcatttcattacagCGAATCCTTCCGATCCAGAAGTACAGGTAATTACTTTCTTAACGAATGCAGTATTTGAAGATTGAGGTCAAAACGATCTaactgtatgcatttttttttaatgtgtagaTCAGGGTGTGCCAACACTGTCAGGAGGTCTTTCCTGGAATCAGCGAGGATGAGCTGGCAGAACATGAGCTGGCTCACAAAGTGTGTCCGCTCTGCACTCTGATCTGTGATGATATGGGACAGCAGGAGTTTGAAGATCACGTCTACAGTCATGAGGATTAATCAGTTCTGCTTTCTTTATCTGACGTGCTGTCTTTGGGATATTAGTGGCACTGTTTAAAGTACTGAACAGTCCAGGATGTTGTAGGTATGCAGCGCTTTTGATTCTGATTAGCTGTTATCTAAAGGAGggattttttattatcagtatcTAATGATTGTAgtatcactgaaaaaaatggaatCGAATAGccaataataacataataaaaagaaataaattgcacttatataataacaacaacaacaactggcATGGTCTTATTTACCCAAACTTTTTTCCTGCTTAAAAAGGCATTggaataataaacatattgtGAGAAATGTGACTAAAtagatgctttttttattctctatCTTCAGCAATTTTCCTCTTCATTATTAGCTGTTATCTATCTAAAACAgggactttattattattattattatgcagtgATTATAATATCGCTGAAGAAACTGGAACCAAATATGCATTTAGgtaataaaaagtgatttaatacAGATGCTAGATAAATTCCActtatataataacaacaactggCATGTTCTTATTTAACCCCGAACTATTTTCAGTACtattcaaaaactaaacaaagtgAGAAATGTGACtaaatagatgtttttattttccattttgactgtttttcctGTCAAAACAGCTGGACATTCGCCTCTATCCGCCCTGataatgtatttacaaaataatgtcTTCTTCTCAAGGAGTCATTTGGTTGGCCTCCTCGGGCGTAACGTCTCGTGATAACAGCTCCGAGAACAGAGCAGGAAGCCAGTACTGTGGCTCCCCTGCAGCTTGGGAGTCCAGCCACGCTAAGCCTTCTTTCAGCAGGTGATCCTGGAAAAACAGCGCAAAAGGTATAggtattactgtatattatacagaACGCATTCAGAGTGGCGTTTCACTTTTCAGCGCACACTTACAAGGACGTGACAGGCCCGCTCTCTCTCCCACTTGAGGCCGTCTTTGATCTCGCTCACCGTCACGTAGccctttttctgtgaaacatgGCCAATTATTGGATCTGACGTTACGGAAGTGTAAAAGCATATGGCCTTGTGTGCTATTGATTACCTCTGCTAGCTGAAGGACAACGGTGTGATCCATGTTGAGCTCTGCTGGGACCGACTGCACTAGATAAGAGCCTCCAACGGGAATCATCCCGAAGCCATTTCCCATAGCCTTGAGTTTCTTGATGGCCCGCACCAAGTCATCCCTGAGTGACAACATTAACGGTTGGTAAGAGGATTCATGTTTTCACAATTGCTAGAAAACACTAAATTTtctaaatacaaatttaaagaCACTCACTGGCTCACATCTTGAGCAAACTTCCCTCTTCCTTTCAAGACACGGTGGTGAAGTTCATCAAGTGTGATGAGacctgcaaaaataaacattgttttaatgggggggaaataaaaatctatactAATGACTAATCAGAATGAAGTATACCAGAGAGCAGTGCATTATGTATTTCAGATATATGGAACAAGAGTTTGCAGTTTGTTTTgggaaaaatgtaatataaaagaaaaaagagaccATCAATATAAACCCATAATTTTGATAATACGTatcttgtaaaatgtaatacttttaaaCAGGCAAAACTTACCACCATTTCTGTGTTTTAGAGCTAAACAGACTTCAATGATCTGTACGCCAAGCTCATAGTAGAAATCTCCAACTCCGAGCATCTCGGACCAAAATCCTTTTCCAGCTGCAAAAAAAGTTCATCCAGACATATAAAATTttctttgaaattaaaaataaatataattgatcataattattatgaagaaaaataattaaaccgAACTTTATATTTACTAATTAGTAAATAAGaatcaactgaaaaaaaagtaaaaaaaaaaaaataaataatgaattataaatacagttttaataatgcacattAGCTGATTagtaattataatgtattttttaaccccgaatattaaaatcataaaaactatgtataattaattacaaattccgacaattaattattgacaataattaaattatgttaacaTAACAGAAAACTTCTAATAACAATTTGaagttatataataattatattgcatGCACACACTTTTCACATATGTTCAAATATGAAATACGGCTGTCAAGTATCAATCCACATAAACCCACAAAATCAGTTCCCAGTGTATTCCCAATtacgcatttatttatttctgtgcaaaAACAGGACATCTCGTCTTGACCCATGAACACATTTATCCAATATCCATTTCAGCTTTTATGATAGGAATTTATGAAAATCTTACATGCCAGTGGATCAACCCCTATAGTGGCACACATCTCCTGGAACTGCACCCTGAACTGTGAGCTCTTGCGGAtttcttgtttgtgtttgctggCAAACTCTTCCAAATGGGTCTTAAAGGTTTCCAGTTGTTTTGACATCTGCAAAGAAAACGCATGCGATCTGATTACAACAGGGTCAGTGCCATCTACACCCGCGTGCTTTGCTCATCAAGCTACACGCACCTGTGCGATTTGATCCTCGGCGAGGACGGTGCCTCTTTCTTTATACTTGGCCTGTGACAGTAAATAAGTTAGCTGAATGAACACGCGGAACTATTTGCTCAACTCAAGTTACCAAATCTCGCAGAAGTGATGCCTTCATACCTCCGCGAGTTTCTTTTTGGCGATCGCTCCAGCTCCGACTCCTCTTCTGTGCATGATGTCTAAATAAAAACGCCTAGAATTGTACTAAATGAAACTCTTATTATTTCCCCGTTCTGACGCCCGTGGTGATTTCCTTCCCAGTCGGCTCACGAGCTACATAGTTCCAGAGACACGCGTCTAGACACAATCTGACAAAACGGGCTAACTACACTGAATACGTTACAATAAAACTACCGTACAGGGTTGCTCTCTTTCAATTATGCTTTCTATCTATAACGTCGCAAACAGTCCAGGAAGAAAACATCCACAGAAGTGTGTTATTTCTTCTGTACACGACTAAGATCTCGTCGGTAATGTTTTGGTAAATGTGTCCGGTAGCGCCACCCGTCGGTCTGGAGGTGTATTGGTCTGCAGGTGTTATATATCGCACTagaattgctttttaaattacgTGCAAACACTGCATAGCCCTGgccaaatacattaataaaaacgaATACTAAAAAGATCCTGCGTGAGGTTTAgttgaaaaagaaaactgcatCAAAGCTGTACCGTATTTAGCTTTAGCGCCTTTTTAATGATCTTTTTTCCGTTTTTAATTCTCTATCGAAAGACTATCAGAAGCCATTCTTTCCATTGATTCTTTCCATTCTTTCCACTATCAGAAGCTATTCTTTCCATTATTTCCAAAGCCTTAAAGCCAAGGATATTACGGATAATCGTTGTGTTATGTTGCATGAATTAATGCAATCAATGAGTAAATTCCATGTactttaacataaataaataaacgttgcCAAAGTTATATTATTGGCATTTTCGGGGTAAATGCTGTGTTAAGACTGTTAGGACTACTATATACaagctgttttattgatgtttttcaaaacactgattgactgattgatttacATGCTTACAGTGATGTCGGGCCCCATTAAAGAgtacttgtttttgtttcctgTCAACTATAGTTTAGTTTAATCTATTTAGTCTTTGCGTGCTGCATTGAGACATGAGTTTGAAGACAACAACACAAGAATCATTTAGTTTCATCTctgaatttattgcatttaatgcattcGTATGAACTTTAATGTGTATTTGATATCTATCTGCTCATAAATATGGTTTAACGGTGATTAACAATCATTACTAATGAAGAGCGGGGTCAGCAGGAGGGCAGGGTGGTTATTCTCTCTAAAATGAGATTTAATGGTTTATAGCAACAGTAGGAAATTAAACCGAATCTACCTGCATTTATAACAGTGTGTCTTTGACCAATTTAGTCTTGACCTTATCTCTACACCTAAGCCTTAGCCATGAACAACGCTTatttaatgatagatgaatgacactgatgctCAAGCGCCAAACACTGATTTTAAGTCTAAACTCCACAAAAACTAGAAACTGttttttcaaatctgattggctaattgcaatgttgttccagggtcaacaaagatgttgatccagaaaCATGTCTCACTCAGCAAAGCCAGGTTCTGCTGGGGGGCATCTGCCCGTGAAGCTGAGTGCAAACTTGTCAATCACCAGGTAAAGTACAGTGGAGTTACTAAACTACATAGAAACGTGTCAATAATCCCTCAAGGAGAACATGTACATTATCCACTGATCCTTAACTGTAAACTCAACCAACGAGAGGCAAGAGACATTCAGAACCCTTCTTACCAGGACTCTTTCTTTTAATGACGTCTTAGTAAGTCATTATGTTGATTTgatcattatgttcaggtgtgtatTGTTAATTATCCTTATTTTACTTCTCTCAGTTGTTTTCTGTTCAGTAGTCTTGGTTCATCTCCTTGGTTCATCTCCTTCATCTTTGCTCATTCTTATCTCATCAGCCCATGAGactaacatgtttttttgtgcgtgGACCCGGGGCCAACTTGCTACACCACTGATCGTGTCACTTTATGAGTGACTCGGTCAATAAAAGCTGTCAGTATGTGCCCTTAGCTCAAAAGATGATTAATGTAAACTGAACTTttataaacagaacaaacatttcatttgaaagagCAGAAGTACAGTACAGACAAGACATGGTATGGGCAACCTAGTAGCACATTCAGGAGGAGCCCATTCAGATCCATCCAGAAGATACAGAGATGGAGGAAAATAGAGGCTCTTAGGAATCTCTAGCCGAGCTGGAAATATTAGATTTCTTCACTGCGGTTGCTGATGATTTAGGAAGAGAAGTCTGAATACCAAAATATTTTCAAGTTCCTCAGCAGGAAAGCCATTGAGATAGCTCCTTAACACCCTCTAATGATTAAACACGGCCATTTTCTCTGCTGTAGCAGAACCATTGATGGTTGAGCATCTAAGAGAAGGAGCAGAAGgacaaaaaaggaaagaaagactGTGCTTGGATGGACATCAGCACTGCACAAGGATGAAGAGGATTTGCCTGAAAATCATAGGAGAGGGAGAAAAATGATTGTAGGGTTGAATCTGGTTGGACCCAAACAATACAAAAGCCTTGTTTGTAGACtggcaaagaaagaaaagatgaaaatcagaaaaaaaggagaaaatgtaCTGTACAGTATGTCAGTGATCCATCTATAAAACACCTGCtcatcaaaaaacacaatgggtTCGACAGGTCATACAGTACAGATCCCTTTGAGCACTGAAAACACATACGAGTGGTGGAAGACAAGGATCACTTccttttattgtatatttattatgtggcCTTTTCATCTGTAGCTTCTTATGTTCACCTCTAGATGTCCTACCATTCTAGTAATGATAATGATATCTGGATATCTGTGATAAAATGAGCAGTTTACTTCATCAGTTCTTCCACATCAAAGAAGTAGTGTGTACTCAAGGCCCAGAGAGTGTACACATGTCTACAccgtttatgttttttaaaatccatttgcaTGGCGAGGTTTACACGTCAAGCCCCCTATGTTCCCCATGGTGCAAATATGTTTTGTGttgaatatatttcacataataGTGAGGACCGGGCTACATCCTTAATAACAATGGATGAGATGTTACTGATGAGTAAATCTGAGGTACCTCCGAGGAAGTCATTGATAACAGTTCTGTGAACTTTTCAACAAAGACGTATTTAGGAGGTCTGTAAATAACGATAAACTGAAAAAACAGATCAACCCTTCATCACATTCCGACAAGTACCGGCCAAATGACACTTGCTTGCATTGACAGACATCTTTAAATATAGCAGATACATCTCTACCTCTCCTAACAGTTCAGCAGACACTCGTGAAAGTAAAGTTGGGACGGGCTGTTGCATTGAGGACTGCAGCACTGATTTAGTTGTTTGTCATTgatcaaaaattattattataaaagcaatattagATGGGTCAGCCACACGGCTTGAGAAGACCTCAGACTTTCtatcaattaataaaacagaaatagagaAAGCTACAGGGTTCCCGCTTGTTCTATAAACATTTGTGAATGTTTACAGAATGTCAAAATTTTCTGCTAATAAAGTACAAACCACAATTTATAATTCTGAAAatcaatttaattgtaattaagaCATTATAATTTAGATGACACTCAGTAGGCTACAATGATTatctaaacatttcaaatcaattttGAATCCGGTCTGTTCTTCAAGACGCTTTAGAGGCAGGTTATTGATTCCTGTTGGACAAGAAGAAAAATACAGGTTCATCTCAAAAAATATGGTGGAAAAGTTAATTGTAATTgtgaaaaagtaaaactttcatatattttagattcattacatgtaaagaaaatcattttaaagttttgctttaattttgatgattagagcTCTCATGAAAGGCAaaaatccagtatctcaaaatattagagTATTTCCTAAGAAAGATCACCTAAAATTTTTGCAAAACAGAAACGTTTACATTCATTAAAGTATGTTCATTATGTCCTCAGGGCTCCTTTAGCACAAAAACTCAGTGAAGAGTGGCATGGAAGTGATCGGCCTGTGGCTCCTCTGAGACACTAGAGCCTTTAGCTCATCTGTATTGTTGGATTGGctgtttttcatctttctcttgACAATATCCCATAGATTCCACGTGGGGTTGACGTCAGGCACACTGGTTGGAAAATCAAGCACAGAATTATCATGCTGGAAAATGAGATCAGCTTCACTTGTCAGCAGATGGAAGCATAAGGTGCTCCAAGATCTCCTGGCAGACTACATTGACTCTGGACTTGATgaaacacaatggaccaacaccagcgTACGTCACAATGGATCAACACCAGTGAATCACTGTTTAAACTTCACTCTGGACTTCAACAGTTTGGATTCTGCGCCTCTCcagtcttcctccagactccTGACCATGATTTCCTAATCAAATGCAAAATTGACTtttatctgaaaagaggacCACAAAGCAACAGTctagttatttttttccttagCTCAGGTAAGATGCTTCTGACAAGTGTCTTGGTAGACCTTTTCCCGAAGATGTCTGAGCGGGTGATTCTTGATGCGCTGAATCCAGTCTAGTCGTTGTGAAGCCCTCTCAAGTGTTTCAATCAGCTTTGCTGGAAAGTATTCTCAAACTTGTGGTCATCCCTGTTGCTTGTGCACCTTTTCCTGCGCAATCTCTACCTTCCAGtcaactttgcatttaatatgctttgatacagcactctgtgaacatcCACCCCTGTCAGTAATGAACTGTGATTACTGCCTTTGTGGAGGACGTCtatgattgtcttctggaccaATGCCAAGCCAGAAGTCTTCCACATTAAAGTGATgtcaaagagaaagagatatcTGGAATTTATACTGTAGGAATGGTCATTTAATGAAccttaaatgcaaatattgtaatatttttatacatttttgactttcatgagctgcactcatcaaaatgaaaacaaacaaaaaaagaactcTTCAAATTGTTTTACCTTACATGCAATGTATGATAGAAAGAATACATGGTTCATCACAACTAGTCTCACTTGCAGAAGGCAGCTTACTTGAATGCATCGCCTTTTCTCTGAATCCACATCACAAACTCTTTTTTCAGCAGGTCATTGAAGATGCGGGTGTCTTCCATAGTTGGTCTGTAGAATCGAGAATCAGATGCCTGCCTGTTACTTTATAAAATCTGAATACAGTAACATACATGCTGCCCATTTCCCCAAACTTACTCGCTTTTCTTCTCCCTCTGATTGAGCAGAAAGTTAACAAAGTTCTTCTGAACCATCGAATCCACGATTTTGCTGATGTCACTCGCAATGGTTGATTCAGCGTAACGGCGATTAAACTTCTGGATCTCATTTGGTGAGCTGTTAGTGACATTTGCGAAACAAACAGAGCATCATCTTCTGTTGTTTACACATTTGGGTACTGCatttttgtattgcatttatCAGCTCTCagtccgacggcacccattcactgcagaggattcattggtgagcaagtgatgcaatgctaaatttcttccCATGAGCTAACAAGTTTATCTCTTTCCGAAGGGGGAGTAATCGTTCAGCCAATTTTcgtttttgggtcaactattaCTTTAACTATTTCTGTTAGCAAATGGAACTTTATTGTAAAACGTAACCACATGTtcatatgcataaaaaatgtacgtttttttatttgaaaatgatctGATAATGCTTAATTATTTTCTCACCTGCTATCAAGAGGCTGGGATCCAGCGCATGACCACGCACTGCCCAGGCATATCAAAACCAGTGCAAATGCAACCTTCATTTCTCCTTTAATACTTCAAAccagaagagaaaaatatatattaaacatcagCAATACTGACAATAAAACAGCTGAATGTCTATGGATTCAGACCTACCTTTTCTGGTTCTGTGATGGTTCTGCTTCTGGCCCGTATGTTGGCTAAAACTGATGCACAAATCTACAGCAAACCGCACTGGTCTTTTATACAGTACTTTGGCATTAACACAAGAACAACAACTTATTTCCGCATCATTAAAACGATTAATAACGGGGTTGATGCATAGACGTAAAAGCTGATAAGGCTACTTTTTCTTACAATCTAAGGTGTCAAATTTATTTACACTCTTTGTAGTTCGTACTAGACAAATAACATGTTTGTGCAGCTGAAAACAGATAAATGATCCTGTTAAACCATTAGTTTTTAAAGGcaaacatattttcattatgCAAATCAGACAAGTATTGGCTGATGTAAGGAAATGTTCTGAGCTAATGACTCGAGTTGTACACTTTCAGGCATTTTAAGAAAAGTCAACAGATTATATTTTCCAAAGGTTTCCATGTTCTTGAGGCAATAATAGCAGTGATGGATATGCCATTATTAAAGGAATGGCtagtgaaaatgtatttttagacttttggaaataaatattaacatttctactttagaaatattttaaacaggATTGCAGGATAAGGTAAAGGCAATAactgaacatttaaatatgttcttTAAATATTCCGTATCACATTCATTCATGTATGGATGATTCTGTAATTGCGGGTACATTTGctgttcaaattaattttttttttcaaatgattttatttattaatttattattattctttactCATTTCTATGACTTACAAGATGTAACAGTCCATAACAAtataggaattttttttaaaagtgtcttAAATAGCTAAAAACTCTGATTTCTTCTTGTCCAAGTTagtcagtttattttttcacgtatcagtgtttttcttttcttttgcaacattttagttaactataaaagCCCCAAATAGTTACTTTCTTAAATCtacaacattaaattattataaaaataaaaaatcaactCTGTAACCACATTTTGTCATCTCTCAGAAGTTACATGAAATGATGCCACTTTAACTCACTGATAAGATCTGAAGCACTGAAAAGTAACTGTACTGCCTCTGAAATATGTTAATCTAAAAACTTCTTAATATaacttcttaaaataaaactgtcaatTCTGTTACACTACTGTCAACATTGGCTACCTTTGACAATAACAAACTTCGGACACCAAAAGTACCCTCAA
It contains:
- the snf8 gene encoding vacuolar-sorting protein SNF8 yields the protein MHRRGVGAGAIAKKKLAEAKYKERGTVLAEDQIAQMSKQLETFKTHLEEFASKHKQEIRKSSQFRVQFQEMCATIGVDPLASGKGFWSEMLGVGDFYYELGVQIIEVCLALKHRNGGLITLDELHHRVLKGRGKFAQDVSQDDLVRAIKKLKAMGNGFGMIPVGGSYLVQSVPAELNMDHTVVLQLAEKKGYVTVSEIKDGLKWERERACHVLDHLLKEGLAWLDSQAAGEPQYWLPALFSELLSRDVTPEEANQMTP
- the LOC122355288 gene encoding gastric inhibitory polypeptide; the protein is MKVAFALVLICLGSAWSCAGSQPLDSSSPNEIQKFNRRYAESTIASDISKIVDSMVQKNFVNFLLNQREKKSEPTMEDTRIFNDLLKKEFVMWIQRKGDAFKNQ